In Clupea harengus chromosome 25, Ch_v2.0.2, whole genome shotgun sequence, one genomic interval encodes:
- the LOC116219470 gene encoding NACHT, LRR and PYD domains-containing protein 1 homolog isoform X1, with the protein MDVLRSEKSYETSISKYKTYIQTEFEEIPDYNSLPGADYVAMSKRYIDLVIVQKHRELRDREHELRKKGKELYQVFTRASKDYLCTSLEQLFSPHSEGKVPKAVILQGHSGYGKSFTAKKIMYDWASDKMYTDSFDFVFHLKVKELNGVKDELCLVDLLLCDGIDEPTVLKVLEEIPERVLFLVDGFDELRLSHVDSLQFSHRDQGNVNKVLAALLSGRMLCKSSLLVTTRSTALKALSHMLKGPQRFTEILGFSDRGVENYFQAFFEQDKNVGIEVLKHVKDNETLLTACFIPVTCWIVCNIFKDVFKEDRDMITDLDTSTSIFAHFVFMQLKHHGSDLDKSEWINLLKNLGELAVDGITKQKVLFDEDDVYQIVSKPKSGPFLCEFFLRKLNVETKYSFMHLSFQEFFAALFYLLSDTDIARQKVGEMLLKGKQGLNVTDQKHHMSHLLPVIQFLFGLSNKEVTSSHQLSAFPEISPKMCSLLEKWICDLIKAEEGLPRTHNIQLFLLQCLYEVHEEGFVKRVMKKWNRINLDGIPLKKTDCSVLAYCVQHCQAMERLTLTHCNLSGEKLKVLTKALDKCKCKELGLVVEDLRDVKDLITALGKDTIVTDLHLKNSSLSLEDLRQVLNALAKQRRVDAVDLTLRIPYENSTVTAITTENEDMCDRHTDTPQEGETDGLDFNLERKIISTEPLRCKHTLTLGLGAQISQLEPCMLQISISQAASSERFSNTWTDLLETVHTLGESPLSCAALQSSLIHVPDVKMVELVFSSLTVGVAAEFLSLFQACPTLLSGGCKQWEDAGGQGESLCSDLVCQRMTSDLSEPSELNHYQLTVKHPAGELLSEITLAMATPLEESDWPCVFQKLSTLSEVPGGVDLTFLHAVRGLQRLMLQVTCLTEHWASDVLSLFQTPACSLKYCSLRINEPLTHTDGDSIYSFLSVEKEDKDNIMLVVEYNKHLTPLTKARHQLTNISLTVPHSEIGSIDCHKIRELRDLDECTPEFVDHVSSVPGLQKIKLVIGCLTGSWADTLCSLIHDCPTLVIITINEPLTNTGGDIRYSFRSVGKDNIM; encoded by the exons ATGGATGTCCTTCGAAGTGAGAAATCAT ATGAAACTTCAATCTCCAAGTACAAGACTTACATCCAGACTGAATTTGAGGAAATTCCGGACTACAACTCGCTCCCTGGGGCAGATTATGTCGCCATGTCTAAGCGCTACATTGACCTTGTGATAGTTCAGAAGCACCGCGAGCTGAGAGACAGGGAGCACGAGCTCcgtaaaaaagggaaagaacTCTACCAGGTCTTCACTAGGGCCAGCAAGGACTACCTTTGCACCAGCTTGGAACAGCTCTTCAGTCCACACAGTGAGGGGAAGGTGCCAAAAGCTGTCATCCTTCAGGGCCACTCTGGATACGGCAAGTCTTTCACTGCAAAGAAGATCATGTACGACTGGGCATCTGACAAAATGTACACGGACagctttgattttgtttttcaccTGAAGGTGAAGGAGCTCAACGGTGTAAAAGATGAACTTTGCCTGGTAGATCTCCTGCTGTGTGATGGAATTGATGAACCCACAGTCTTAAAGGTATTGGAGGAAATACCAGAGAGGGTGCTCTTCCTAGTGGATGGTTTTGATGAGCTCAGATTGTCACATGTGGACTCGCTCCAATTCAGCCATCGAGACCAAGGGAACGTTAACAAGGTTCTGGCAGCACTCTTGAGCGGTAGGATGCTTTGCAAGTCCTCCTTGCTGGTCACCACCAGGTCCACTGCTTTAAAGGCTCTCAGCCATATGCTGAAAGGCCCCCAACGCTTCACAGAGATCTTAGGGTTCTCTGACAGAGGGGTGGAGAACTACTTCCAGGCCTTCTTCGAGCAAGACAAAAATGTTGGGATTGAAGTGCTGAAACATGTGAAGGACAATGAAACTCTCCTCACAGCCTGTTTCATTCCCGTTACCTGTTGGATTGTCTGCAACATCTTCAAAGACGTGTTCAAAGAAGACAGAGACATGATCACTGATTTGGACACCAGCACCTCCATATTTGCACACTTTGTGTTTATGCAGTTGAAGCATCATGGTTCGGATCTAGACAAGAGCGAATGGATCAACCTTTTGAAAAACTTGGGCGAGCTTGCAGTGGACGGaatcacaaaacaaaaagtgctgtttgatgaagatgatgtgtaCCAGATCGTGTCGAAACCCAAAAGCGGCCCTTTCCTTTGCGAGTTCTTCCTGAGGAAGCTCAACGTCGAGACGAAGTACAGCTTCATGCATCTCAGCTTCCAGGAGTTCTTCGCTGCTCTCTTCTACCTCTTAAGTGATACGGACATTGCTCGGCAGAAAGTTGGGGAGATGCTACTCAAGGGAAAGCAGGGGCTTAATGTCACCGACCAGAAGCACCACATGAGCCACCTGCTGCCTGTCATCCAGTTCCTCTTTGGCCTTTCAAACAAGGAAGTCACGTCATCCCACCAGCTGTCTGCCTTTCCAGAAATCTCTCCCAAAATGTGCTCCCTGCTGGAAAAGTGGATCTGTGACTTGATCAAGGCAGAGGAGGGACTTCCAAGGACTCACAACATTCAGCTGTTCCTTCTCCAGTGCCTGTATGAGGTCCATGAGGAGGGCTTTGTCAAGCGGGTCATGAAAAAGTGGAACAGAATCAACCTGGACGGCATCCCCTTGAAGAAGACGGACTGCAGTGTGCTAGCCTACTGCGTACAGCACTGCCAGGCCATGGAGCGCCTGACGCTCACACACTGCAACCTCAGCGGCGAGAAGCTGAAGGTGCTCACCAAGGCTCTGGACAAGTGCAAGTGTAAGGAACTAGG GCTGGTGGTGGAAGACCTGAGAGATGTGAAGGATCTGATCACTGCTCTAGGAAAGGACACGATCGTGACAGACCTGCA CTTAAAGAACAGCAGCCTTTCTCTGGAGGATCTACGGCAGGTCCTTAATGCCCTTGCCAAACAGAGACGGGTGGATGCTGTTGATCTCACCTTGAGGATTCCCTATGAGAACTCCACTGTGACAGCCATCACCACGGAGAATGAGGATATGTG tgaccgccacactgacacaccacaGGAGGGGGAAACTGATGGACTGGACTTCAACCTGGAGAGAAAGATTATCAGCACAGAGCCTCtcagatgcaaacacactcttacact agggcTCGGGGCACAGATTAGCCAACTGGAGCCATGCATGTTACAGATCTCCATCAGTCAGGCAGCTTCATCTGAGCGCTTCAGCAACACCTGGACTGACCTGCTAGAGACCGTACACACTCTGGGAGAGAG cCCTCTAAGCTGTGCTGCTCTGCAGTCCTCTCTCATCCATGTTCCTGACGTAAAGATGGTGGAGTTGGTCTTCAGCTCCCTGACTGTGGGCGTGGCCGCCgagttcctctccctcttccaggCCTGCCCCACTCTACTGAgcggagg GTGTAAGCAGTGGGAGGATGCtggaggacagggggagagTCTGTGTTCAGATCTGGTCTGTCAGAGGATGACCAGCGACCTCAGCGAGCCCAGTGAGCTCAATCATTATCA GTTAACTGTGAAACACCCTGCTGGAGAACTACTCTCAGAAATCACACTTGCCATGGCAACCCCCTTAGAGGAATCTGATTGGCCCTGTGTGTTCCAGAAGCTCAGCACACTCAGTGAAGTACCTGGAGG tgtggatCTGACTTTCCTGCATGCTGTGAGGGGTCTTCAGAGGCTGATGCTGCAGGTGACCTGCCTGACTGAGCATTGGGCTTCTGACGTCCTTTCCCTCTTCCAGACCCCAGCCTGTTCTTTAAAGTACTGCAG TCTCAGAATAAATGAACCCCTTACTCACACCGACGGGGACAGCATCTACTCatttctcagtgtggaaaaggaGGACAAGGATAACATCAT GCTGGTGGTGGAATACAACAAGCATCTGACTCCACTTACCAAGGCCAGACATCAACTCACAAACATCTCACTCACTGTACCGCACTCTGAGATCGGCAGCATCGACTGTCACAAGATCCGTGAGCTGAGAGATTTAGACGAGTG CACACCTGAGTTTGTGGATCATGTGTCATCTGTCCCTGGCCTCCAGAAGATCAAACTGGTCATCGGCTGCCTGACTGGGAGCTGGGCAGATACCCTCTGCTCTCTCATACATGACTGCCCCACACTAGTCATCATCAC AATAAATGAACCCCTTACTAACACCGGCGGGGACATCAGATACTCATTTCGCAGTGTGGGTAAAGACAACATCATGTGA
- the LOC116219470 gene encoding NACHT, LRR and PYD domains-containing protein 1 homolog isoform X2: protein MDVLRSEKSYETSISKYKTYIQTEFEEIPDYNSLPGADYVAMSKRYIDLVIVQKHRELRDREHELRKKGKELYQVFTRASKDYLCTSLEQLFSPHSEGKVPKAVILQGHSGYGKSFTAKKIMYDWASDKMYTDSFDFVFHLKVKELNGVKDELCLVDLLLCDGIDEPTVLKVLEEIPERVLFLVDGFDELRLSHVDSLQFSHRDQGNVNKVLAALLSGRMLCKSSLLVTTRSTALKALSHMLKGPQRFTEILGFSDRGVENYFQAFFEQDKNVGIEVLKHVKDNETLLTACFIPVTCWIVCNIFKDVFKEDRDMITDLDTSTSIFAHFVFMQLKHHGSDLDKSEWINLLKNLGELAVDGITKQKVLFDEDDVYQIVSKPKSGPFLCEFFLRKLNVETKYSFMHLSFQEFFAALFYLLSDTDIARQKVGEMLLKGKQGLNVTDQKHHMSHLLPVIQFLFGLSNKEVTSSHQLSAFPEISPKMCSLLEKWICDLIKAEEGLPRTHNIQLFLLQCLYEVHEEGFVKRVMKKWNRINLDGIPLKKTDCSVLAYCVQHCQAMERLTLTHCNLSGEKLKVLTKALDKCKCKELGLVVEDLRDVKDLITALGKDTIVTDLHLKNSSLSLEDLRQVLNALAKQRRVDAVDLTLRIPYENSTVTAITTENEDMCDRHTDTPQEGETDGLDFNLERKIISTEPLRCKHTLTLGLGAQISQLEPCMLQISISQAASSERFSNTWTDLLETVHTLGESPLSCAALQSSLIHVPDVKMVELVFSSLTVGVAAEFLSLFQACPTLLSGGCKQWEDAGGQGESLCSDLVCQRMTSDLSEPSELNHYQLTVKHPAGELLSEITLAMATPLEESDWPCVFQKLSTLSEVPGGVDLTFLHAVRGLQRLMLQVTCLTEHWASDVLSLFQTPACSLKYCR from the exons ATGGATGTCCTTCGAAGTGAGAAATCAT ATGAAACTTCAATCTCCAAGTACAAGACTTACATCCAGACTGAATTTGAGGAAATTCCGGACTACAACTCGCTCCCTGGGGCAGATTATGTCGCCATGTCTAAGCGCTACATTGACCTTGTGATAGTTCAGAAGCACCGCGAGCTGAGAGACAGGGAGCACGAGCTCcgtaaaaaagggaaagaacTCTACCAGGTCTTCACTAGGGCCAGCAAGGACTACCTTTGCACCAGCTTGGAACAGCTCTTCAGTCCACACAGTGAGGGGAAGGTGCCAAAAGCTGTCATCCTTCAGGGCCACTCTGGATACGGCAAGTCTTTCACTGCAAAGAAGATCATGTACGACTGGGCATCTGACAAAATGTACACGGACagctttgattttgtttttcaccTGAAGGTGAAGGAGCTCAACGGTGTAAAAGATGAACTTTGCCTGGTAGATCTCCTGCTGTGTGATGGAATTGATGAACCCACAGTCTTAAAGGTATTGGAGGAAATACCAGAGAGGGTGCTCTTCCTAGTGGATGGTTTTGATGAGCTCAGATTGTCACATGTGGACTCGCTCCAATTCAGCCATCGAGACCAAGGGAACGTTAACAAGGTTCTGGCAGCACTCTTGAGCGGTAGGATGCTTTGCAAGTCCTCCTTGCTGGTCACCACCAGGTCCACTGCTTTAAAGGCTCTCAGCCATATGCTGAAAGGCCCCCAACGCTTCACAGAGATCTTAGGGTTCTCTGACAGAGGGGTGGAGAACTACTTCCAGGCCTTCTTCGAGCAAGACAAAAATGTTGGGATTGAAGTGCTGAAACATGTGAAGGACAATGAAACTCTCCTCACAGCCTGTTTCATTCCCGTTACCTGTTGGATTGTCTGCAACATCTTCAAAGACGTGTTCAAAGAAGACAGAGACATGATCACTGATTTGGACACCAGCACCTCCATATTTGCACACTTTGTGTTTATGCAGTTGAAGCATCATGGTTCGGATCTAGACAAGAGCGAATGGATCAACCTTTTGAAAAACTTGGGCGAGCTTGCAGTGGACGGaatcacaaaacaaaaagtgctgtttgatgaagatgatgtgtaCCAGATCGTGTCGAAACCCAAAAGCGGCCCTTTCCTTTGCGAGTTCTTCCTGAGGAAGCTCAACGTCGAGACGAAGTACAGCTTCATGCATCTCAGCTTCCAGGAGTTCTTCGCTGCTCTCTTCTACCTCTTAAGTGATACGGACATTGCTCGGCAGAAAGTTGGGGAGATGCTACTCAAGGGAAAGCAGGGGCTTAATGTCACCGACCAGAAGCACCACATGAGCCACCTGCTGCCTGTCATCCAGTTCCTCTTTGGCCTTTCAAACAAGGAAGTCACGTCATCCCACCAGCTGTCTGCCTTTCCAGAAATCTCTCCCAAAATGTGCTCCCTGCTGGAAAAGTGGATCTGTGACTTGATCAAGGCAGAGGAGGGACTTCCAAGGACTCACAACATTCAGCTGTTCCTTCTCCAGTGCCTGTATGAGGTCCATGAGGAGGGCTTTGTCAAGCGGGTCATGAAAAAGTGGAACAGAATCAACCTGGACGGCATCCCCTTGAAGAAGACGGACTGCAGTGTGCTAGCCTACTGCGTACAGCACTGCCAGGCCATGGAGCGCCTGACGCTCACACACTGCAACCTCAGCGGCGAGAAGCTGAAGGTGCTCACCAAGGCTCTGGACAAGTGCAAGTGTAAGGAACTAGG GCTGGTGGTGGAAGACCTGAGAGATGTGAAGGATCTGATCACTGCTCTAGGAAAGGACACGATCGTGACAGACCTGCA CTTAAAGAACAGCAGCCTTTCTCTGGAGGATCTACGGCAGGTCCTTAATGCCCTTGCCAAACAGAGACGGGTGGATGCTGTTGATCTCACCTTGAGGATTCCCTATGAGAACTCCACTGTGACAGCCATCACCACGGAGAATGAGGATATGTG tgaccgccacactgacacaccacaGGAGGGGGAAACTGATGGACTGGACTTCAACCTGGAGAGAAAGATTATCAGCACAGAGCCTCtcagatgcaaacacactcttacact agggcTCGGGGCACAGATTAGCCAACTGGAGCCATGCATGTTACAGATCTCCATCAGTCAGGCAGCTTCATCTGAGCGCTTCAGCAACACCTGGACTGACCTGCTAGAGACCGTACACACTCTGGGAGAGAG cCCTCTAAGCTGTGCTGCTCTGCAGTCCTCTCTCATCCATGTTCCTGACGTAAAGATGGTGGAGTTGGTCTTCAGCTCCCTGACTGTGGGCGTGGCCGCCgagttcctctccctcttccaggCCTGCCCCACTCTACTGAgcggagg GTGTAAGCAGTGGGAGGATGCtggaggacagggggagagTCTGTGTTCAGATCTGGTCTGTCAGAGGATGACCAGCGACCTCAGCGAGCCCAGTGAGCTCAATCATTATCA GTTAACTGTGAAACACCCTGCTGGAGAACTACTCTCAGAAATCACACTTGCCATGGCAACCCCCTTAGAGGAATCTGATTGGCCCTGTGTGTTCCAGAAGCTCAGCACACTCAGTGAAGTACCTGGAGG tgtggatCTGACTTTCCTGCATGCTGTGAGGGGTCTTCAGAGGCTGATGCTGCAGGTGACCTGCCTGACTGAGCATTGGGCTTCTGACGTCCTTTCCCTCTTCCAGACCCCAGCCTGTTCTTTAAAGTACTGCAGGTGA